One Paenibacillus sp. FSL W8-0186 genomic window carries:
- a CDS encoding MFS transporter yields the protein MDNKKGDLFALASIPLIMTLGSSMIIPILPQISRKLQVSSFQVSMLITVYAVVAILLVPIAGYLSDKFGRKVIIIPSLIIAGIGGALSGVASWLAEGTTVYWIILGGRLLQGIGAAGAFPIVLPLVGDMFDDDEQVSHSLGIIETSNTFGKVLSPILGALLGAWIWYVPFLAIPVLCLASLLLVIFLVKEPERKEEAMPMGEFLKTVKKLFHEKGRWLYAIFAIGCICMFLVFGVLFYLSEQLETKHRLEGVLKGLVLAIPLAALCLAAYFTGKKIGNDKTLMKWCGVAGLVLSTGALFGIGFFNNIYFVIACLIVCGAGIGIVLPSSDALITEGIEKSLRGTITSIYGSMRFIGVSLGPPIVSLLIKAGHMTLFFVIAGVSLVAVILLMTLVKPEADNEQGKMKKAPRPAHQP from the coding sequence ATGGATAACAAAAAAGGCGATTTGTTCGCCCTAGCTTCCATACCGTTGATCATGACTTTAGGCAGTTCAATGATTATTCCGATATTGCCCCAAATTTCCCGCAAGCTGCAGGTTTCATCGTTCCAGGTCAGCATGCTCATTACGGTATATGCGGTTGTCGCGATTTTGCTCGTGCCGATCGCCGGCTATCTATCCGACAAATTCGGCAGGAAAGTGATCATCATTCCAAGCCTGATCATCGCCGGTATCGGCGGTGCGTTATCTGGAGTGGCCAGTTGGCTTGCGGAGGGGACGACGGTTTACTGGATTATTCTGGGCGGCCGCTTGCTGCAGGGTATCGGCGCGGCGGGTGCTTTTCCCATTGTTCTCCCCCTTGTTGGCGATATGTTTGACGATGACGAACAAGTCAGTCATAGCCTTGGAATCATTGAGACGTCCAATACGTTTGGCAAGGTGCTCAGTCCGATTCTTGGGGCATTACTTGGCGCCTGGATTTGGTACGTGCCGTTTTTGGCGATTCCTGTATTGTGTCTCGCTTCCCTGCTGCTCGTCATTTTCCTGGTTAAGGAACCGGAACGGAAGGAAGAGGCCATGCCGATGGGCGAATTCTTGAAGACGGTGAAGAAGCTGTTCCATGAGAAGGGGCGCTGGCTTTACGCTATTTTTGCCATTGGCTGTATTTGCATGTTCCTGGTGTTTGGCGTGCTCTTCTACCTATCCGAGCAGCTTGAGACCAAGCATAGACTGGAGGGGGTATTGAAGGGACTGGTGCTGGCGATCCCGCTTGCTGCGCTGTGCCTTGCCGCCTACTTTACGGGGAAGAAAATCGGCAATGACAAGACGTTGATGAAGTGGTGCGGGGTTGCAGGATTGGTTTTGTCCACAGGTGCTCTTTTTGGCATTGGCTTTTTTAACAATATATATTTTGTTATCGCTTGTCTGATCGTGTGCGGCGCTGGCATCGGCATAGTTCTTCCGAGCTCCGATGCTCTCATCACGGAAGGGATAGAGAAGTCCCTGCGCGGCACAATTACGTCTATCTATGGAAGCATGCGTTTCATCGGTGTATCATTAGGGCCGCCGATCGTTTCGCTGCTCATAAAAGCAGGGCATATGACGCTGTTCTTTGTGATCGCCGGCGTGTCGCTTGTGGCGGTAATTCTGCTGATGACGCTGGTCAAACCGGAAGCAGATAATGAACAAGGCAAAATGAAAAAAGCGCCTCGTCCCGCTCACCAGCCTTAA
- a CDS encoding thioredoxin domain-containing protein, producing the protein MKKNNRQLGLVTLGAIAVLAVAIVIFTSLKDSRPTTEFPDFDQVSVEFNPAGFNEAEQPYIGDRNAPVTIVEFSDYKCPACKRWNEEVLPELKREYLDTGKAVLYMIDYPFLAPDSNLAALAGETLYQQNQTYFWTYHAKMSELQGKKDDIWATKSFILDLVRTYIPEADMEKFEQDLDNRTYSANVKKDLMIVEHYQVSGTPTVFVNGKEVEDASFSGIQAAIEN; encoded by the coding sequence ATGAAGAAGAACAATCGGCAGCTTGGCCTTGTAACGCTTGGTGCAATAGCTGTGCTGGCCGTAGCAATCGTAATCTTCACTAGCCTGAAGGATAGCAGACCGACAACGGAGTTTCCTGATTTCGACCAGGTTTCGGTTGAATTTAACCCAGCTGGGTTTAATGAAGCGGAACAGCCCTACATCGGCGACAGGAACGCTCCGGTGACGATTGTTGAATTTTCTGACTACAAATGCCCGGCCTGCAAAAGATGGAATGAGGAGGTTCTTCCCGAGCTGAAGCGGGAATACCTGGATACGGGCAAAGCTGTATTATATATGATCGACTATCCTTTTTTGGCGCCGGACTCCAATCTCGCAGCATTAGCTGGTGAGACGCTCTATCAGCAGAACCAAACATATTTCTGGACGTATCATGCGAAAATGAGCGAGCTGCAAGGAAAAAAGGACGACATTTGGGCAACGAAGTCGTTCATTCTCGATTTGGTGCGCACCTATATTCCCGAAGCGGACATGGAGAAATTCGAGCAGGATTTGGACAACCGGACATACAGCGCGAATGTCAAAAAAGACCTCATGATCGTCGAGCATTATCAGGTCAGTGGTACGCCGACAGTGTTCGTCAACGGAAAAGAGGTCGAGGATGCTTCTTTTTCCGGCATCCAAGCCGCGATCGAGAACTGA
- the rpiA gene encoding ribose-5-phosphate isomerase RpiA, giving the protein MNAKQAAGYRAAELVKEGMTVGLGTGSTAYYAIEKIGEMVAAGLRIRAIATSKASEELAAKYNIPLIPAAEVDRLDIAIDGADEADPDMALIKGGGGALLREKLVALQSDRFVVIADSIKRVEHLGQFKLPIEIVPFCYEWTLRLLQSRYNVPIEMRMNGDKLYVTDNGNYIADAAFGKIEYPGKLSDELKATTGVVEHGLFVGIASTVIIGYDDGRTEIIEK; this is encoded by the coding sequence ATGAATGCAAAACAAGCGGCGGGCTACCGTGCAGCAGAATTGGTAAAGGAAGGGATGACGGTTGGACTCGGGACGGGATCGACGGCATATTACGCGATCGAGAAAATCGGCGAAATGGTCGCAGCCGGGCTTCGCATTCGGGCGATCGCTACATCCAAAGCTTCGGAAGAACTCGCTGCTAAATATAATATTCCGCTTATTCCTGCGGCCGAAGTTGACCGGCTAGATATCGCGATTGACGGCGCGGACGAGGCAGACCCGGATATGGCCCTTATTAAGGGTGGCGGCGGCGCTTTGCTGAGGGAGAAACTGGTAGCGCTTCAAAGCGACCGGTTCGTCGTTATTGCCGACAGCATTAAGAGGGTGGAGCACTTGGGGCAATTCAAGCTGCCGATTGAAATCGTGCCTTTTTGTTACGAATGGACACTTCGCCTGCTGCAGAGCCGTTATAATGTGCCGATTGAAATGCGGATGAACGGCGACAAGCTATATGTTACGGATAACGGCAACTATATCGCCGATGCGGCTTTCGGCAAGATCGAGTATCCGGGCAAGCTGAGCGATGAGCTGAAGGCAACGACCGGGGTCGTAGAGCACGGCTTGTTTGTGGGCATCGCTAGCACGGTCATTATTGGCTATGACGACGGACGTACGGAGATTATTGAGAAGTAG
- a CDS encoding GNAT family N-acetyltransferase — translation MLIDVKPRIASEEVRELLEYAVHGDEEELSQAVKQYAADSNCKLLAYEEEEQYIGIIGYRSGDNGVLELLHLAVHPEDRGMGYGRGIILDAMVLERPAVVLAETDEDSADFFRSIGFQVTGFTKYPGGPEYFRCTYETEENEEDFM, via the coding sequence ATGCTTATAGACGTTAAACCGCGAATCGCCAGCGAAGAAGTTCGGGAGCTGCTTGAATATGCGGTTCATGGCGATGAGGAGGAGCTGAGCCAAGCGGTGAAGCAGTATGCAGCGGACAGCAATTGCAAGCTGCTTGCCTACGAAGAAGAAGAACAGTACATCGGCATCATCGGCTACCGCAGCGGGGACAACGGCGTGCTGGAGCTGCTGCATCTCGCCGTTCATCCGGAGGACCGGGGAATGGGGTACGGCCGGGGGATCATTCTTGATGCTATGGTGCTTGAACGGCCTGCTGTCGTTTTGGCAGAGACCGATGAGGACAGCGCTGATTTCTTCCGCAGCATCGGCTTTCAGGTAACGGGATTTACGAAGTATCCCGGAGGACCGGAATATTTTCGCTGCACCTACGAGACGGAAGAGAACGAAGAAGATTTCATGTAA
- a CDS encoding tetratricopeptide repeat protein, whose protein sequence is MKFLILIILSWLTGNVFLSLLIFLGILYFLDRRFVGIFPSFTKPFRRSRQIARLKQQLTVNAFDISSKRELARLLLDQRKFKEAYNLLQEAKSSSESSAEFWSDLGEAQLGMGQLEEGEQHVLQALAINERVKYGQPYLSLAFAFREENPEKALQYAKQFGEHYSSSSEAYYLLGSLYQSLNRTEEAKRSWEEAIAIYRSLPRYKKRNERKWAWRSYFKKLTR, encoded by the coding sequence ATGAAATTTCTAATTCTCATCATTCTTTCCTGGTTGACAGGAAATGTATTCCTTTCTTTGCTTATATTTCTGGGCATTTTGTACTTTCTGGACAGGCGCTTCGTCGGCATTTTCCCCAGCTTTACCAAGCCGTTTCGCAGATCGCGCCAAATTGCCCGCTTGAAGCAGCAGCTAACCGTTAACGCCTTTGACATTTCTTCAAAACGGGAGCTGGCCCGGCTTCTGCTGGATCAAAGAAAGTTCAAAGAAGCCTATAATCTTCTTCAAGAAGCCAAATCCTCATCCGAATCCTCAGCAGAGTTCTGGAGTGATTTGGGCGAGGCCCAGTTGGGAATGGGCCAATTGGAAGAAGGAGAACAGCATGTTCTTCAGGCTCTAGCCATCAATGAACGCGTCAAATACGGGCAGCCCTACCTTAGTCTGGCCTTCGCTTTCCGTGAGGAAAACCCGGAAAAAGCACTGCAGTACGCCAAGCAGTTCGGCGAACATTATTCCTCTTCCAGTGAAGCGTATTATTTGCTAGGCAGCCTATACCAATCCTTGAACCGGACGGAAGAAGCCAAGCGCTCCTGGGAGGAAGCGATTGCGATTTACCGGTCTCTGCCCAGATACAAGAAACGCAACGAACGGAAATGGGCCTGGAGAAGCTATTTTAAAAAACTGACCCGATAA
- the gpmA gene encoding 2,3-diphosphoglycerate-dependent phosphoglycerate mutase has translation MHRLVLVRHGESEWNKSNLFTGWTDVDLSSKGVDEAKEAGKLLKEHKFDFDIAYTSYLRRAIKTLYFIQDEMNLLWIPTYKTWQLNERHYGALQGLSKLTTAQKYGEQQVQLWRRSYDVLPPALTKDDERYPRNDPKYKDVPDQFIPVTESLKETIVRVEDYWLREIKPQILAGKRVIIAAHGNSLRALVKYLDNLSATEIMQVNIPTGTPLVYSLDEQLLPVEKYYLGSDTRIEHKIEKAADPDRVME, from the coding sequence ATGCATAGGCTTGTGCTTGTGCGGCATGGCGAGAGCGAGTGGAATAAATCAAATTTATTTACCGGCTGGACGGACGTGGACTTGTCGAGCAAAGGGGTCGATGAAGCTAAAGAGGCGGGGAAGCTGCTGAAAGAACATAAATTCGATTTTGATATTGCATACACCTCTTATTTGAGAAGGGCGATCAAGACGTTGTATTTTATTCAAGACGAGATGAATTTGCTGTGGATTCCAACTTATAAAACATGGCAGCTAAACGAACGGCATTATGGTGCGCTGCAAGGCCTCAGCAAGCTGACGACTGCTCAGAAATACGGGGAGCAACAGGTCCAGCTATGGCGCAGAAGCTATGATGTGCTTCCTCCCGCATTGACCAAAGATGATGAGAGATATCCGCGAAATGACCCGAAATATAAGGATGTGCCGGACCAGTTCATTCCAGTAACGGAGAGCCTGAAGGAGACAATTGTGCGGGTAGAAGATTATTGGCTGCGCGAGATCAAACCGCAAATTCTGGCAGGCAAAAGAGTGATTATCGCGGCTCACGGGAACAGTTTGCGGGCGCTCGTCAAATATTTGGACAACCTGAGCGCGACCGAGATCATGCAGGTTAACATTCCGACAGGAACTCCGCTCGTCTATTCGCTGGATGAGCAGCTTTTGCCTGTGGAGAAATATTATCTCGGCAGCGACACGAGAATCGAACATAAAATTGAAAAAGCAGCCGACCCTGACCGGGTTATGGAGTAA
- a CDS encoding glycoside hydrolase family 73 protein: MNPEEFIAKIAPAALRDWRGSGVSAALTIAQAILESNWGTSALAVRANNLFGMKGTGSAGSITLPTTEYRAGVPYTIQAAFRKYKSWEESVADHTRLLLNQRYQQILRRPGKEAARYVAAAGYATDPNYAKKLIALMDKYDLYHYDAEGGEEPMTAEEKKQFEALQQTVQQQAVRIAELEKRANLKTPDWAKEAVKAAVNYDKKHPLIQSPEQGSYDFYRLITIMYRRGLFNKPDAG; this comes from the coding sequence ATGAATCCTGAGGAGTTTATCGCAAAAATCGCCCCTGCGGCGCTCAGGGATTGGCGCGGCAGCGGGGTATCGGCAGCGCTGACCATCGCCCAGGCGATTCTCGAATCGAATTGGGGAACGAGCGCGCTGGCCGTGCGGGCAAACAATCTGTTTGGAATGAAAGGGACAGGTTCTGCGGGGAGTATTACCCTGCCTACGACTGAATATCGCGCAGGGGTACCCTATACAATCCAGGCAGCCTTTCGGAAATACAAATCATGGGAAGAGTCCGTTGCCGACCATACCAGACTGCTGTTGAACCAACGCTATCAGCAGATTCTCCGCCGCCCAGGCAAAGAGGCCGCCCGCTACGTTGCGGCAGCAGGTTATGCCACTGACCCGAATTACGCGAAGAAGCTGATTGCCTTGATGGACAAATACGATTTGTACCATTATGACGCAGAAGGGGGAGAGGAGCCGATGACGGCGGAGGAGAAAAAGCAGTTTGAAGCACTCCAACAGACGGTACAGCAGCAGGCGGTTCGAATCGCGGAGCTTGAGAAGCGGGCCAATTTGAAGACGCCGGATTGGGCCAAAGAAGCGGTGAAGGCCGCCGTAAATTACGACAAGAAGCATCCGCTGATCCAGTCTCCCGAGCAAGGCAGCTATGATTTCTACCGATTAATTACGATCATGTACCGCAGAGGATTGTTCAACAAGCCGGATGCAGGATAA
- a CDS encoding dihydroorotate dehydrogenase, translating into MGEIGGAGLWTSTGVILVLFILLVIVSRAWI; encoded by the coding sequence ATGGGCGAAATTGGAGGAGCAGGACTGTGGACTTCAACTGGGGTAATACTCGTACTGTTCATTCTGTTGGTTATCGTTTCCCGCGCTTGGATCTAA
- the rsmD gene encoding 16S rRNA (guanine(966)-N(2))-methyltransferase RsmD, which yields MRVISGSAKGRPLKAVPGMGTRPTTDKVKEALFSMIGPYFEGGTVLDLFAGTGGLGIEALSRGMDRAIFVDLDYKSVETVKANLKAAGFAEQAEVYKNDAERALKTLAKRGASFDLVFLDPPYRLKHGDKLMERMDELNLLEDQAILVLEYESSFEYQDHFGHFRTIRKTDYGETGITIYVYDKANRAESDLMEKEEQHHHGETT from the coding sequence ATGAGAGTAATTTCGGGAAGCGCGAAGGGCAGGCCGCTAAAGGCTGTTCCCGGCATGGGCACTAGACCAACCACAGACAAGGTCAAGGAGGCTCTATTCAGCATGATTGGCCCTTATTTCGAGGGCGGCACTGTGCTTGATTTATTCGCCGGCACAGGCGGGCTGGGAATCGAGGCCTTGAGCCGGGGCATGGATAGAGCAATCTTCGTGGATTTGGACTACAAAAGCGTAGAAACGGTGAAAGCAAACTTAAAGGCCGCGGGATTCGCTGAGCAGGCGGAAGTGTACAAGAATGACGCGGAAAGAGCACTTAAGACGCTGGCCAAACGGGGGGCGTCTTTTGATCTTGTGTTCCTCGATCCGCCATATCGGCTGAAGCATGGGGACAAGCTGATGGAGCGAATGGACGAGCTCAACTTGCTGGAGGATCAGGCGATCCTCGTACTCGAGTACGAATCTTCCTTCGAATATCAGGATCATTTCGGCCATTTTAGAACGATTCGCAAAACAGATTATGGAGAGACGGGAATTACGATTTACGTCTATGATAAAGCTAACAGGGCGGAATCGGATTTGATGGAGAAGGAGGAGCAGCATCACCATGGAGAAACAACATGA
- the coaD gene encoding pantetheine-phosphate adenylyltransferase gives MEKQHELRIAVYPGSFDPVTKGHMDIIQRAARQFDRLIVAVLNNTSKNPLFTVEERKELLLKATQHVPNVEIDSFRDLLVNYMDYKQAHVIVRGIRSVTDFEYELQLASTNHKLNSQVETIFMMTNPKYSYLSSSVVKEIAAFQGDVSDLVPQVVEEALKTKFQSKPAKA, from the coding sequence ATGGAGAAACAACATGAGCTTCGGATCGCGGTCTACCCTGGCAGCTTCGATCCGGTAACGAAAGGGCATATGGATATTATTCAGCGTGCCGCCCGCCAGTTCGACAGGCTGATTGTGGCCGTACTGAACAATACAAGCAAAAATCCCCTATTTACGGTCGAGGAGAGAAAAGAGCTTCTTCTAAAGGCGACGCAGCATGTGCCTAACGTGGAAATCGACAGCTTCCGGGATCTGCTCGTCAACTATATGGACTATAAGCAAGCCCATGTCATTGTACGCGGCATTAGATCCGTAACGGACTTTGAATATGAGCTGCAGCTGGCATCGACCAACCACAAGCTGAACAGCCAGGTAGAGACAATTTTTATGATGACCAATCCCAAATATTCCTACTTAAGCTCCAGTGTGGTCAAAGAGATCGCTGCCTTCCAAGGAGATGTGTCAGACCTCGTGCCGCAGGTAGTTGAAGAGGCGCTCAAGACTAAGTTTCAGTCCAAGCCTGCTAAAGCATAA
- a CDS encoding nucleoside recognition domain-containing protein translates to MNHESSQNGGLLSTILLGMTAVLLVICIIYAPSQAFEASSQGLALWWRIVFPALLPFLVLSQILMATGYAHGLGSFIDPFTRRILGLPGTLGWVLPLGMTAGFPAAAEAAAALYKQGKITAYEAERLASFSHYCSPVLIVIVVGTAYMKQPELGLFLLGIHWASGLSAAVTMNWLSFGLKRKQAGTGSDSEQTGSRSAESRWKLAMRQIEEARREDGRSFGKLLGDSVGSAVQTLMATGGYMLIFAVIIQIASSWLAPLLSPSLTSKPIAALLEVHLGSYALATTGLSSPLPAALTGALLGWSGLSAYLQARAALKPTGLSGVFFLINRIVHGIYAYVLTLLLWKPIAAMIPLSFPANGSLNGTAAWVPGEGLPLMKWRVFSSVVSWQLCMLGLLIMLVLFAAFLWSKHFRTKRTS, encoded by the coding sequence ATGAATCACGAAAGTTCTCAAAACGGCGGCTTGCTCTCTACGATTCTGCTGGGAATGACCGCCGTCTTGCTAGTTATCTGTATTATTTATGCTCCTAGTCAAGCTTTTGAAGCTTCGAGTCAAGGGCTCGCTCTTTGGTGGAGAATCGTCTTTCCCGCCTTACTGCCTTTTCTCGTGCTTTCGCAGATCCTCATGGCAACGGGATACGCCCACGGGCTCGGCTCATTTATCGATCCGTTCACCCGCCGGATCCTCGGCCTGCCGGGCACACTGGGCTGGGTGCTTCCTCTTGGCATGACTGCGGGATTTCCTGCAGCCGCAGAAGCTGCAGCCGCTTTATATAAACAAGGCAAGATCACCGCATATGAAGCGGAGAGATTGGCGAGCTTTTCGCATTACTGCAGCCCCGTGCTCATCGTCATCGTCGTAGGCACCGCTTATATGAAGCAGCCTGAACTGGGGCTGTTTCTGCTCGGCATACACTGGGCATCGGGCCTAAGCGCCGCAGTCACTATGAACTGGCTCTCTTTTGGCCTTAAGCGCAAGCAAGCAGGCACGGGCTCGGATTCAGAACAAACGGGCAGCCGTTCGGCTGAATCGCGGTGGAAGCTCGCTATGCGCCAAATTGAAGAAGCGCGGCGCGAAGACGGCCGCAGCTTCGGTAAGCTTCTTGGCGATTCTGTTGGCTCGGCCGTGCAAACATTGATGGCGACAGGCGGATATATGCTCATTTTTGCCGTCATTATACAAATCGCTTCCTCTTGGCTGGCGCCGCTCCTATCGCCATCCCTGACATCTAAGCCGATCGCCGCCCTGCTTGAAGTGCATCTTGGATCGTACGCTTTAGCCACGACCGGCTTATCCTCTCCTCTGCCGGCAGCCCTTACAGGCGCCTTGCTCGGCTGGAGCGGGCTAAGCGCCTACTTGCAGGCACGAGCAGCGCTGAAGCCGACCGGGCTTAGCGGCGTTTTTTTTCTGATCAACCGAATCGTTCACGGCATCTATGCCTATGTATTAACCCTCTTGCTTTGGAAACCGATCGCTGCGATGATACCGCTGTCCTTCCCCGCCAACGGCAGCCTGAACGGAACCGCAGCATGGGTACCGGGGGAAGGCCTGCCGCTGATGAAATGGAGAGTCTTCTCCAGCGTCGTCTCCTGGCAGCTGTGCATGCTTGGACTGCTGATCATGCTCGTTTTGTTTGCCGCTTTTCTATGGTCAAAGCATTTCAGGACAAAACGCACTTCCTGA
- a CDS encoding SepM family pheromone-processing serine protease → MRQSRSAVIKAGLYLITLAIVVYVVVYMPTPYMINQPGTAEEIKPMVTIPSGDPEEKGTFMLTTVSVSYANLAMLATSQFQAHTEVVRKEPDRNEKEYATQQQFYMSNSQSNAIMAAYNLANVKYEIVPEYVFVVGLSKTLAPKGDFQSGDIISELEGHKVKRFEDLPALLQGKKAGDQAEVVLSREGKEIRQQVELVEIGQDEALPKAGLGVSVGEVRKVMPADKSKEVKFADTRIGGPSAGLMFTLEIYNQLTPGDLSKGYRVAGTGTIAEDGTIGSIGGVQFKIVASHREKAEIFFVPEANYKDAKAKADEIGTSMKLVPVKHVQDALRYLQDLPAKTPPVT, encoded by the coding sequence ATGCGTCAATCCAGATCAGCAGTCATAAAAGCGGGGTTATACCTAATTACGCTTGCCATTGTGGTGTATGTAGTTGTTTATATGCCTACGCCATATATGATCAATCAGCCGGGCACGGCGGAGGAAATCAAGCCGATGGTAACGATTCCTTCCGGGGATCCAGAGGAGAAGGGGACGTTCATGCTGACGACCGTATCCGTAAGTTATGCTAATCTGGCGATGCTGGCAACCTCGCAGTTTCAAGCCCACACTGAGGTCGTACGCAAAGAGCCGGACCGCAACGAAAAGGAGTATGCAACGCAGCAGCAGTTCTATATGAGCAATTCGCAATCGAATGCCATTATGGCGGCCTACAACTTGGCAAACGTAAAGTATGAAATCGTGCCTGAGTATGTGTTCGTCGTGGGATTGTCCAAGACACTTGCTCCGAAGGGGGATTTTCAATCCGGGGATATTATTTCCGAGCTTGAGGGGCATAAGGTAAAGCGGTTTGAGGATCTCCCGGCGCTGCTTCAGGGCAAGAAAGCAGGCGATCAGGCAGAGGTCGTGCTGAGCCGCGAGGGCAAAGAAATCCGCCAGCAGGTGGAGCTCGTCGAAATCGGGCAGGATGAGGCCCTGCCCAAGGCCGGTCTCGGCGTGAGCGTTGGCGAGGTCCGCAAGGTCATGCCCGCGGATAAGAGCAAGGAAGTCAAATTTGCCGACACCCGGATCGGCGGCCCGTCTGCGGGGCTCATGTTTACGCTCGAAATATATAACCAGCTGACCCCGGGCGACCTTAGCAAAGGCTACCGGGTCGCTGGAACCGGAACGATTGCCGAGGACGGGACAATCGGCTCGATCGGCGGGGTGCAGTTCAAGATCGTCGCCTCTCACCGGGAGAAGGCGGAAATATTTTTTGTGCCGGAAGCGAATTATAAGGATGCCAAGGCTAAGGCGGATGAAATCGGCACGTCGATGAAGCTGGTTCCGGTCAAGCATGTTCAGGATGCGCTGCGGTATTTACAGGATTTGCCCGCAAAAACGCCGCCGGTCACGTAA